From the genome of Pseudomonas yamanorum, one region includes:
- a CDS encoding catalase, protein MSQNKTLTTASGAPVADNQNSRSAGPRGPLLLDDFHLIEKLAHFNRENIPERRVHAKGSGAYGTFTVTQDITQYTSAKLFESVGKQTPTFLRFSTVGGERGSADTERDPRGFALKFYTEEGNWDIVGNNTPVFFIRDPLKFPDFIHTQKRLPQSNLKSAQMMWDFWSHSPEALHQVTILFSDRGIPDGYRHMHGFGSHTYSLINAKGERHWVKWHYKTKQGIKNLAPADAARLAGTDPDYAQRDLFGAIERGDFPKWRVCIQIMTEARANAHYENPFDVTKTWSQKEFPLIEVGELELNRNPLNYFAEVEQAAFGPSNMVPGVGLSPDRMLQGRVFAYADAHRYRVGTNHQHLPVNAPRSPVNSYQRDGSMAFGANGGAAPNYEPNSYADAPKQAPQYAEPALALSGAADRYDHREDTDYYSHAGALFRLMNDGQKALLINNIAGAMAGVSSDVVQRQLQYFFKADPAYGEGIASALGVSLN, encoded by the coding sequence ATGAGCCAGAATAAAACCCTTACTACCGCCAGCGGCGCCCCCGTTGCCGATAACCAGAATTCCCGTTCGGCCGGCCCACGCGGCCCATTGCTGCTCGACGATTTTCACCTGATCGAGAAGCTCGCCCACTTCAACCGTGAAAACATCCCTGAGCGTCGCGTACACGCCAAAGGCTCGGGTGCCTACGGTACCTTCACCGTCACCCAAGACATCACTCAGTACACCAGCGCCAAGCTGTTCGAGTCCGTGGGTAAGCAAACTCCGACCTTCCTGCGCTTCTCCACGGTAGGTGGCGAGCGCGGTTCGGCTGACACTGAGCGCGACCCACGTGGTTTCGCCTTGAAGTTCTATACCGAAGAAGGCAACTGGGACATCGTTGGCAACAACACCCCGGTGTTCTTCATCCGTGACCCGCTGAAATTTCCGGACTTCATCCACACCCAAAAGCGCCTGCCGCAAAGCAACCTGAAAAGTGCACAGATGATGTGGGACTTCTGGTCGCACTCCCCTGAGGCGCTGCACCAGGTCACCATCCTGTTTTCGGACCGCGGCATCCCGGACGGCTACCGCCACATGCACGGCTTCGGCAGCCACACCTACAGCCTGATCAACGCCAAAGGCGAGCGTCACTGGGTGAAGTGGCACTACAAGACCAAGCAAGGCATCAAGAACCTGGCGCCGGCTGACGCTGCACGCTTGGCAGGTACCGACCCTGATTACGCCCAGCGCGATCTGTTCGGCGCTATCGAGCGCGGCGACTTCCCGAAATGGCGCGTGTGCATCCAGATCATGACGGAAGCCCGGGCGAACGCTCACTACGAGAACCCGTTCGACGTGACCAAGACCTGGTCGCAGAAAGAGTTCCCGCTGATCGAAGTCGGCGAACTGGAGCTGAACCGCAACCCGCTGAACTATTTCGCTGAAGTTGAGCAGGCGGCTTTCGGTCCAAGCAACATGGTTCCGGGTGTTGGCTTGTCGCCAGACCGCATGCTGCAAGGTCGCGTGTTCGCTTACGCTGATGCCCACCGCTACCGTGTCGGCACCAATCACCAGCACCTGCCGGTGAACGCGCCACGCAGCCCGGTCAACAGCTACCAGCGTGACGGCTCGATGGCATTCGGCGCCAATGGTGGTGCGGCTCCCAACTACGAGCCAAACAGCTATGCCGATGCACCGAAACAGGCTCCTCAGTATGCCGAGCCAGCCTTGGCCCTGAGCGGCGCGGCGGATCGTTACGATCACCGCGAGGACACCGACTACTACAGCCATGCCGGTGCGCTGTTCCGCCTGATGAATGATGGGCAGAAAGCCCTGCTGATCAACAACATCGCCGGCGCCATGGCAGGGGTTTCCAGCGACGTGGTCCAGCGCCAGTTGCAGTACTTCTTCAAGGCAGATCCGGCTTATGGAGAAGGGATCGCATCTGCACTGGGTGTATCGCTTAACTAA
- the bfr gene encoding bacterioferritin, with product MQGHPDVIDYLNTLLTGELAARDQYFIHSRMYEDWGFTELYERINHEMEEEAQHADALMRRILMLEGTPRMRPDDLDTGTTVPEMLASDLRLEYKVRAALCKGIELCEQHNDYVTREILRVQLNDTEEDHTYWLEKQLGLIKLIGLENYLQSQF from the coding sequence ATGCAAGGTCACCCCGACGTAATCGATTACCTCAACACGTTGCTGACGGGCGAACTGGCAGCTCGTGACCAATATTTCATTCACTCGCGGATGTACGAAGACTGGGGCTTTACCGAGCTCTACGAGCGTATCAACCACGAAATGGAAGAAGAGGCACAGCACGCCGACGCGCTGATGCGCCGTATCCTGATGCTCGAAGGCACGCCACGTATGCGTCCCGACGACCTGGATACCGGCACCACGGTGCCTGAGATGCTCGCCAGCGACTTGCGCCTTGAGTACAAGGTCCGTGCCGCGCTCTGCAAGGGCATTGAGCTCTGCGAGCAGCACAACGACTACGTCACGCGGGAAATCCTGCGGGTGCAGTTGAATGACACCGAAGAAGATCACACCTACTGGCTGGAAAAGCAGTTGGGCCTGATCAAGTTGATTGGCCTGGAGAACTACCTGCAATCGCAGTTCTGA
- the uvrA gene encoding excinuclease ABC subunit UvrA, translated as MDKILIRGARTHNLKNIDLTLPRDKLIVITGLSGSGKSSLAFDTLYAEGQRRYVESLSAYARQFLSMMEKPDVDTIEGLSPAISIEQKSTSHNPRSTVGTITEIYDYLRLLYARVGIPRCPDHDIPLEAQTVSQMVDLVLAQPEGAKLMLLAPVIRERKGEHLSVFEELRAQGFVRARINGKLYELDEAPKLDKQKKHSIDVVVDRFKVRADLQQRLAESFETALKLADGIALVAPMDDEPGEEIIFSARFACPICGHAISELEPKLFSFNNPAGACPTCDGLGVKQFFDIKRLVNGDLTLAEGAIRGWDRRNVYYFQMLGSLASHYKFSLEVPFNELTAEHQKFILHGSGSQNVDFKYLNDRGDIVKRSHPFEGIVPNLERRYRETESASVREELAKFLSTQPCPDCRGTRLRREARHVWVGEKTLPAVTNLPIGDACEYFGTLKLTGRRGEIADKILKEIRERLQFLVNVGLDYLSLDRSADTLSGGEAQRIRLASQIGAGLVGVLYILDEPSIGLHQRDNDRLLGTLKHLRDIGNTVIVVEHDEDAIRLADYVVDIGPGAGVHGGHIVAEGTPAEVMAHPDSLTGKYLSGRVKIAVPAKRTPRNKKMALHLKGARGNNLRNVDLEIPLGLLTCVTGVSGSGKSTLINNTLFPLSATALNGATTLEAAAHDSIKGLEHLDKVVDIDQSPIGRTPRSNPATYTGLFTPIRELFAGVPESRSRGYGPGRFSFNVKGGRCEACQGDGLIKVEMHFLPDIYVPCDVCKSKRYNRETLEIKYKGKSIHETLEMTIEEARVFFDAVPALARKLQTLMDVGLSYIKLGQSATTLSGGEAQRVKLSRELSKRDTGKTLYILDEPTTGLHFADIQQLLDVLHRLRDHGNTVVVIEHNLDVIKTADWLVDLGPEGGSKGGQIIAVGTPEQVSEMKQSHTGFYLKPLLARDKD; from the coding sequence TTGGACAAGATCCTGATTCGTGGGGCTCGAACCCACAACCTGAAGAACATCGACCTGACCCTGCCACGGGACAAACTGATCGTCATCACCGGCTTGTCCGGGTCCGGCAAGTCGTCCCTGGCGTTTGACACGCTGTACGCCGAAGGCCAGCGCCGCTACGTGGAATCCCTGTCGGCCTATGCCCGCCAATTCCTGTCGATGATGGAAAAGCCCGACGTCGACACCATTGAAGGCCTGTCGCCCGCGATTTCCATCGAACAGAAATCAACGTCCCATAACCCGCGCTCTACTGTGGGCACCATCACCGAGATCTACGACTACCTGCGCCTGCTGTATGCCCGCGTGGGTATCCCCCGTTGCCCGGACCACGACATCCCCCTGGAAGCCCAGACCGTCAGCCAGATGGTCGACCTGGTGCTGGCCCAGCCGGAAGGCGCCAAGCTGATGCTGCTGGCACCAGTGATTCGAGAGCGCAAGGGTGAACATCTTTCCGTCTTCGAAGAACTGCGTGCGCAAGGTTTTGTTCGTGCCCGGATCAACGGCAAGCTCTATGAGCTGGACGAAGCGCCGAAGCTGGATAAGCAGAAGAAGCATTCGATTGACGTAGTGGTCGACCGCTTCAAGGTGCGTGCCGATTTGCAGCAGCGCCTGGCGGAGTCCTTCGAAACCGCATTGAAGCTGGCGGACGGTATTGCTCTGGTAGCGCCGATGGACGACGAGCCAGGGGAAGAAATCATCTTCTCCGCGCGCTTCGCCTGCCCGATCTGTGGCCATGCCATCAGCGAGCTGGAGCCGAAGCTGTTCTCCTTCAACAACCCGGCGGGCGCCTGCCCGACCTGTGATGGCCTGGGGGTTAAGCAATTCTTCGACATCAAGCGCCTGGTCAATGGTGACCTTACGCTGGCGGAGGGCGCGATACGCGGCTGGGACAGGCGTAACGTCTATTACTTCCAGATGCTGGGTTCGCTGGCCTCGCACTATAAGTTCAGCCTCGAAGTGCCCTTCAACGAACTGACGGCCGAACACCAGAAATTCATCCTGCACGGCAGCGGTTCGCAGAACGTCGACTTCAAATATTTGAACGACCGTGGCGATATCGTCAAACGCTCCCACCCGTTCGAAGGCATCGTGCCGAACCTGGAACGACGCTACCGCGAGACCGAATCCGCCAGCGTGCGCGAAGAACTGGCCAAGTTCCTCAGCACCCAGCCGTGCCCGGACTGCCGTGGCACGCGCCTGCGCCGTGAAGCGCGGCATGTGTGGGTCGGTGAGAAAACCCTGCCGGCAGTGACCAACCTGCCGATTGGGGATGCCTGCGAATACTTCGGCACACTGAAGCTGACAGGACGCCGCGGGGAGATTGCAGACAAGATCCTCAAGGAAATTCGTGAGCGGTTGCAGTTCCTGGTTAACGTGGGGTTGGACTACCTGTCACTCGACCGCAGTGCCGATACGCTTTCCGGTGGTGAGGCCCAGCGGATTCGCTTGGCCAGCCAGATTGGCGCCGGCCTGGTCGGTGTGTTGTACATCCTCGATGAGCCGTCCATTGGCTTGCATCAACGGGACAACGATCGCTTGCTGGGTACGCTGAAGCACCTTCGGGACATCGGTAATACGGTGATCGTGGTTGAGCACGATGAAGATGCCATTCGTCTTGCGGACTACGTGGTCGACATCGGCCCGGGCGCGGGTGTGCACGGTGGGCATATTGTCGCCGAGGGCACACCGGCAGAAGTGATGGCGCATCCTGACTCGCTGACCGGCAAATACTTGTCGGGCCGTGTGAAGATCGCCGTGCCGGCCAAACGTACGCCGCGCAACAAGAAGATGGCACTGCACCTCAAAGGCGCGCGTGGCAACAACTTGCGCAATGTCGATCTGGAAATCCCGCTGGGACTGCTGACCTGCGTGACCGGTGTATCCGGTTCGGGCAAGTCCACGCTGATCAACAACACGTTGTTTCCGTTGAGCGCCACTGCACTGAACGGCGCGACGACTCTTGAAGCCGCCGCTCACGACAGCATCAAGGGTCTGGAACACCTGGATAAGGTGGTCGATATCGACCAAAGCCCGATTGGCCGCACGCCGCGTTCCAACCCGGCGACCTACACCGGGCTATTTACGCCGATTCGCGAGCTGTTCGCCGGTGTGCCGGAATCCCGCTCACGTGGCTACGGGCCTGGCCGGTTCTCGTTCAACGTCAAGGGCGGGCGCTGCGAGGCGTGCCAGGGCGATGGCTTGATCAAGGTTGAGATGCACTTCCTGCCGGACATCTACGTGCCGTGCGACGTGTGCAAGAGCAAGCGCTACAACCGCGAAACCTTGGAGATCAAGTACAAGGGCAAAAGCATTCACGAAACCCTCGAGATGACGATCGAGGAAGCCCGAGTGTTCTTTGACGCGGTACCGGCCCTGGCGCGCAAGCTGCAGACGCTGATGGATGTCGGCCTGTCGTACATCAAGCTCGGGCAGTCGGCGACCACGCTGTCGGGTGGTGAGGCGCAGCGGGTCAAGCTGTCTCGTGAGCTGTCCAAGCGTGATACCGGTAAGACCTTGTATATCCTCGATGAGCCGACCACGGGTTTGCACTTCGCGGATATTCAGCAATTGCTGGATGTGCTGCATCGCCTGCGTGACCACGGCAACACGGTGGTGGTGATCGAGCACAACCTGGATGTGATCAAGACCGCCGACTGGCTGGTAGACCTGGGGCCGGAAGGCGGCTCCAAAGGTGGGCAGATCATTGCGGTCGGCACACCGGAGCAAGTGTCGGAAATGAAGCAGTCTCACACCGGCTTCTATCTCAAGCCGCTGCTGGCCCGCGACAAGGACTGA
- a CDS encoding MFS transporter encodes MHDPHSERMSGSETRAASGLALVFAFRMLGMFMVLPVLATYGMDLAGATPALIGLAIGAYGLTQALFQIPFGIISDRIGRRPVIYLGLIVFALGSVLAANADSIWGVIAGRVLQGAGAISAAVMALLSDLTREQHRTKAMAMIGMTIGLSFAVAMVVGPLLTRAFGLHGLFLATGGMALFGIVIVAFMVPHSTGPLQHRESGVAKQALLPTLKHPDLLRLDLGIFVLHAMLMCSFVALPLALVQKAGLPKEQHWWVYLTALLISFFAMIPFIIYGEKKRKMKRVLLGAVATLMLTELFFWQFGDSLRALVIGTVVFFTAFNLLEASLPSLISKVSPAGGKGTAMGVYSTSQFLGSALGGIMGGWMFQHGGLSVVFLGCAGLAALWLAFAVTMREPPYVTSLRLPLSPEAIREAGLVERLKAVVGVTDAVVVTEEAAIYIKLDTELLDRATLEQLVNPVPTARPA; translated from the coding sequence ATGCACGATCCCCACAGCGAACGCATGAGTGGCAGCGAGACCCGCGCAGCAAGCGGTCTGGCCCTGGTGTTCGCATTCCGTATGCTTGGCATGTTTATGGTGTTGCCGGTGCTGGCGACCTATGGAATGGATCTCGCAGGAGCGACCCCGGCCCTGATCGGCCTGGCGATTGGCGCCTATGGCCTGACCCAGGCGCTGTTTCAGATTCCGTTCGGGATCATTTCCGACCGCATCGGCCGCCGGCCGGTGATCTACCTGGGCCTGATCGTATTCGCCCTGGGCAGTGTGCTCGCGGCCAATGCCGACTCGATCTGGGGCGTGATCGCCGGACGCGTCCTGCAAGGCGCTGGCGCTATTTCCGCCGCCGTCATGGCGCTGCTCTCCGACCTGACCCGCGAACAACACCGCACCAAGGCCATGGCCATGATCGGCATGACCATTGGTCTTTCGTTCGCCGTGGCAATGGTGGTTGGCCCGCTGCTGACCCGCGCGTTCGGTTTGCACGGCCTGTTCCTGGCCACGGGTGGCATGGCACTGTTCGGCATCGTGATCGTTGCCTTTATGGTGCCGCATTCCACCGGGCCGCTGCAGCACCGTGAATCGGGCGTCGCGAAACAAGCGCTGTTGCCCACCCTCAAGCACCCGGACCTGCTGCGCCTGGATTTGGGTATCTTCGTATTACACGCGATGCTGATGTGCAGCTTCGTCGCCTTGCCCCTGGCCCTGGTGCAAAAAGCCGGGTTGCCCAAGGAGCAGCACTGGTGGGTATACCTTACTGCGCTGCTGATTTCCTTCTTCGCCATGATCCCGTTCATCATCTATGGCGAGAAGAAACGCAAAATGAAACGAGTTCTGCTGGGCGCCGTCGCGACATTGATGCTCACTGAGCTATTCTTCTGGCAGTTCGGCGACAGCCTGCGGGCGCTGGTGATCGGCACGGTGGTGTTCTTCACCGCGTTCAACCTGCTGGAGGCTTCGTTGCCTTCGCTGATCAGTAAGGTTTCACCGGCCGGCGGTAAAGGCACGGCGATGGGCGTGTATTCCACCAGCCAGTTCCTCGGTTCTGCACTGGGTGGGATCATGGGCGGCTGGATGTTCCAGCATGGCGGTTTGTCGGTTGTGTTCCTGGGATGCGCAGGTCTGGCTGCCCTCTGGCTAGCCTTTGCTGTTACCATGCGCGAACCTCCCTATGTGACGAGCCTGCGCTTGCCGTTATCGCCCGAAGCGATCCGCGAAGCCGGTCTGGTCGAGCGCCTTAAGGCCGTTGTTGGGGTTACGGATGCTGTGGTTGTTACTGAAGAAGCCGCCATCTACATCAAATTGGACACCGAATTATTGGATCGCGCGACGCTCGAGCAACTGGTCAACCCAGTGCCGACAGCGCGCCCAGCCTAG
- a CDS encoding single-stranded DNA-binding protein produces the protein MARGVNKVILVGTCGQDPEVRYLPNGNAVTNLSLATSEQWTDKQTGQKVEKTEWHRVSMFGKVAEIAGEYLRKGSQVYIEGKLQTREWEKDGIKRYTTEIVVDMQGTMQLLGGRPQGDQQGQGGMSNSAPRPQQQSRPQPTQQPQRESRPAPQQAAPQPAADFDSFDDDIPF, from the coding sequence ATGGCCCGTGGGGTTAACAAAGTCATATTAGTCGGTACATGCGGCCAGGATCCCGAAGTTCGCTACTTGCCGAACGGTAACGCCGTGACCAACCTGAGTCTGGCGACCAGCGAACAGTGGACCGACAAGCAAACCGGCCAGAAGGTCGAGAAAACCGAATGGCACCGTGTGTCGATGTTCGGCAAGGTTGCAGAGATCGCCGGTGAATACCTGCGCAAAGGTTCGCAGGTCTACATCGAAGGCAAACTGCAAACCCGCGAGTGGGAAAAAGACGGCATCAAGCGTTACACCACTGAAATCGTGGTCGACATGCAAGGCACCATGCAATTGCTGGGCGGCCGTCCACAGGGCGACCAACAGGGCCAGGGCGGCATGTCCAACTCGGCACCGCGTCCACAGCAGCAGTCCCGTCCGCAGCCGACCCAGCAGCCACAGCGTGAGTCGCGTCCAGCGCCACAGCAGGCCGCTCCTCAGCCGGCAGCCGACTTCGACAGCTTTGATGACGATATCCCGTTCTAA
- a CDS encoding tyrosine-type recombinase/integrase codes for MDVRVVRHPSGQNLPILLDDDGLPIPLANEWVLQRRDLSPNTLTRNLRELAVFYAWLESLNIDFPARIDGDRIFTEAELAGSLCERLRLTVKVEPGQAGVAAIVQGVKVAVSPLTFRLRLITVRQFIGWCFRFKMAKLASDDPVFVRIQAHKEHVDQILRDQEISNPPQNKSVTKGLRDHEVVALVWCVDFRNPDAYGLNEHVRFRNFIIVMIMLTFGLRPAEVLTLRVDDVEFGSVTALRVFRRVADPDDTRSPRPSVKRNGRDIEMQVPTIINLIEEYIEVHREKVMERFGKDHNYLIVSDEGAPLHGNSISNYFQIIRERFRDQLPSSLTPKSLRHTYSSRTERDMAERGVPEDERKQVLAYLRGDSSTRSQEVYISGEIVRQATAVQSKYHDVLMQSFLEYSRHD; via the coding sequence ATGGACGTAAGAGTGGTACGACACCCCTCTGGGCAGAACCTACCAATCCTCCTTGACGATGATGGCTTGCCAATTCCACTCGCAAATGAGTGGGTCCTCCAGAGACGTGATCTCAGTCCAAACACCCTCACAAGAAACCTTAGGGAGCTGGCGGTTTTTTATGCATGGCTCGAATCACTCAACATTGATTTCCCTGCTCGTATTGATGGTGACCGCATCTTTACCGAGGCAGAGCTGGCTGGAAGCTTATGTGAGAGATTGCGTTTAACAGTGAAGGTTGAACCGGGCCAAGCGGGTGTAGCGGCTATCGTGCAGGGGGTCAAGGTTGCCGTCTCGCCTCTGACATTCAGGTTGCGCCTCATCACTGTACGTCAGTTCATCGGTTGGTGCTTCCGATTCAAGATGGCGAAATTGGCATCCGACGATCCGGTGTTTGTTCGTATTCAAGCGCATAAAGAACACGTTGATCAAATCTTACGCGATCAAGAGATTAGCAATCCGCCCCAAAATAAGTCAGTTACGAAAGGGCTTCGTGATCATGAAGTGGTCGCGCTAGTTTGGTGTGTGGACTTTAGAAACCCGGACGCGTATGGCTTGAATGAGCATGTAAGGTTTAGGAATTTTATCATTGTAATGATTATGCTCACATTCGGTCTACGTCCAGCAGAAGTACTTACACTGAGGGTCGATGATGTCGAGTTCGGCAGCGTGACGGCGCTGAGGGTGTTCAGGCGCGTGGCAGATCCGGACGACACAAGAAGCCCTCGCCCGAGCGTTAAGAGAAATGGTCGTGATATAGAGATGCAAGTGCCGACCATAATAAATCTGATTGAAGAGTATATTGAAGTTCACCGCGAAAAGGTAATGGAGCGCTTCGGGAAAGATCATAACTACTTGATAGTGTCTGATGAGGGGGCTCCGTTGCATGGCAACAGTATATCTAATTACTTCCAGATCATTCGAGAGAGATTCAGAGACCAGCTGCCGTCTAGTCTGACACCGAAATCGCTTCGGCATACATATTCAAGCCGAACTGAGCGGGATATGGCTGAGCGTGGTGTTCCTGAAGATGAGCGCAAACAAGTTTTGGCTTATTTACGAGGGGATAGCAGTACGCGTTCTCAGGAAGTTTACATTTCAGGTGAGATTGTTCGGCAAGCTACCGCTGTGCAGTCTAAATACCATGATGTACTGATGCAAAGCTTTTTAGAGTATTCACGTCATGATTAA
- a CDS encoding tyrosine-type recombinase/integrase: MIKVFGKQQVEGVAQVARIDLVSQLEPIPKSVISREGHVVDTTGLQWHMPTTSGKFATLNFRRIHNLKFRYALMRYCVHVIKTSAAGYAYTTWVDCCRFLLLPYPEFNRAHISDFEQELINCYEKMISTTRQEHKLYQVSRAKSFYLWGCQYLSEVGFSAEYGSVLEVLKIPGGPKGEAVKNEDVDAGPLHRIYELQPLYNALHTATCSSIVEQEQRAALALFIAHGRNPANLSWLRESDLINVAPGLDEPCWVIRYPRIKKRLLNPRDDFVEVHLPNEFVPYIQYLIAANRRVHALSRVGGEAGEFDIPLFFNKSGNTAAMASGHREAYFNYDSGYFALLLRDFVLRQKIVSPLTNTLLHLSPRRLRYTLATSLVKDGATQRQLAQILDHTDLQHVQVYFDLAGDIVELLDKALIGPYAQILRFFKGEFIMPGQKAVNDDDTGKHIPFVYIDDAPDIDLGVCGKHSLCALHPPYSCYKCPKFQAYLDADHASVLEYLMNQREEKFKLADKRIAGQMDEIIHAVAQVVEKCKEVKAGAR, translated from the coding sequence ATGATTAAAGTATTCGGAAAGCAACAAGTGGAGGGGGTTGCACAGGTTGCACGGATAGATTTGGTAAGCCAACTGGAACCCATACCTAAATCCGTTATTAGCAGAGAGGGGCACGTAGTCGATACGACAGGTTTGCAATGGCACATGCCGACCACTAGTGGCAAATTTGCGACTCTTAATTTCAGGCGGATACATAATCTAAAATTTCGCTATGCGCTGATGCGCTATTGCGTTCATGTGATCAAAACCAGTGCGGCGGGGTACGCCTATACCACTTGGGTAGACTGCTGCCGGTTTCTTCTTTTGCCATACCCCGAGTTTAATCGAGCCCATATTTCCGATTTTGAGCAGGAGCTTATTAACTGTTACGAAAAAATGATTTCCACTACTAGGCAGGAACATAAACTCTATCAAGTTTCTCGCGCGAAATCATTCTATCTATGGGGGTGTCAGTACCTCAGTGAGGTGGGGTTCAGTGCCGAATACGGAAGCGTCTTAGAAGTCCTCAAAATACCAGGCGGTCCGAAAGGCGAAGCGGTTAAAAATGAAGACGTGGATGCGGGGCCTCTGCATCGCATCTATGAGCTGCAACCGCTCTATAATGCGCTCCATACGGCCACCTGTAGTAGCATTGTCGAGCAGGAGCAGCGTGCTGCGCTGGCATTGTTCATTGCTCATGGCAGAAATCCTGCAAATCTATCGTGGTTGCGTGAGAGTGATCTTATCAATGTAGCCCCTGGACTGGACGAACCATGCTGGGTAATTAGATATCCAAGGATCAAAAAACGGTTGCTCAATCCTAGGGATGACTTTGTAGAAGTACACCTCCCTAATGAGTTTGTTCCTTACATTCAGTATCTTATTGCCGCCAATCGCCGTGTTCACGCATTGAGTCGGGTAGGGGGTGAGGCTGGGGAATTCGATATACCGCTATTTTTCAATAAGTCAGGTAATACAGCGGCTATGGCCTCCGGGCATCGTGAAGCATATTTCAACTATGACTCAGGCTATTTTGCGCTCCTGCTTCGAGACTTTGTATTGAGGCAGAAGATTGTATCCCCTCTTACTAATACACTGTTGCACCTTAGTCCTAGGCGCCTTCGCTACACTTTAGCAACAAGTCTGGTAAAGGATGGAGCTACCCAACGCCAGCTCGCGCAGATTCTCGATCATACTGACCTTCAACACGTTCAAGTTTACTTCGACCTCGCTGGTGATATCGTAGAACTACTAGACAAAGCGCTTATCGGCCCGTACGCACAGATACTTCGCTTCTTCAAAGGCGAATTCATTATGCCTGGCCAGAAAGCAGTAAACGATGACGACACCGGAAAACACATCCCATTTGTCTATATTGATGATGCACCAGACATCGATTTAGGTGTCTGCGGAAAACACTCGCTCTGTGCGTTGCACCCCCCATACTCCTGTTATAAATGTCCAAAATTCCAGGCTTATCTTGACGCAGATCATGCATCCGTACTGGAGTATCTTATGAATCAGCGTGAGGAAAAATTTAAGTTGGCAGATAAACGGATAGCAGGTCAGATGGACGAAATTATTCATGCCGTAGCGCAGGTTGTTGAGAAGTGTAAAGAAGTTAAGGCGGGGGCGCGTTGA